One stretch of Salmo trutta chromosome 7, fSalTru1.1, whole genome shotgun sequence DNA includes these proteins:
- the klhdc4 gene encoding kelch domain-containing protein 4 isoform X2, with amino-acid sequence MEKKTYLYNDLFFYNIKKDTWVKSDIPNPPPRRCAHQAVVVPQAGGQLWLFGGEFASPDGEQFYHYKDLWVLHLSTNTWEQIKVPGAPSGRSGHRMVLSKRQLLVFGGFHESARDFIYYNDVHAFSLDSFTWSRLSPSGTGPSPRSACQMTSTPDGSGVIIYGGYSKVKAKKDVEKGTIHSDMFLLKRDGKEEQEKWLWSRVSPSGSKPPARSGFSLAVGPTGRALLFGGVCDEEEDETLEGDFYNDLYLYDINKHRWFPAQLKGCKSEKKKRRRGKKGGETGEGSGEGQEEEGAAAQGPVEVIKEIVTEDGTVMTIKEIIPGTQAEEESEEDEEEGEEGASAILIEPCARSSAMATVKYGKLYLYGGMFEVGDRQFTLNDLYCLDLHKMDQWEVLVEMDPKTQEWLDDWSDSEDDEEGDEEEAKGGDDEEEESEEESDEQDEEGHPPVQPGEALEDFQSRTEQYWVGQARANMGPEAKDTKVQKVGIAMAKVFYEDQQ; translated from the exons GCAGTGGTAGTTCCCCAGGCAGGGGGGCAGCTGTGGTTGTTTGGCGGGGAGTTTGCGTCTCCTGACGGGGAGCAGTTCTACCACTATAAAGACCTCTGGGTTCTTCACCTCTCCACAAACACCTGGGAGCAGATCAA GGTTCCAGGTGCCCCCTCTGGTAGGAGTGGACATCGTATGGTCCTGAGTAAGAGGCAGTTGCTGGTGTTCGGAGGCTTCCACGAAAGTGCTAG GGATTTTATCTACTACAACGATGTACACGCCTTCAGTCTGGACTCCTTCACCTGGAGTCGCCTCTCCCCCTCCGGCACCGGCCCCTCCCCTCGCTCAGCCTGCCAGATGACCTCTACCCCCGATGGCTCCGGGGTTATCATCTACGGAGGATACTccaaagtg AAAGCTAAGAAAGATGTGGAAAAGGGAACCATCCACTCTGACATGTTTCTTCTCAAGAGAGATGGCAAAGAAGAACAAG AGAAGTGGTTGTGGTCCCGGGTGAGTCCCTCAGGCTCCAAGCCACCCGCCCGGTCGGGCTTCTCCCTGGCTGTGGGGCCCACGGGCCGGGCGCTGCTCTTCGGAGGGGTGTGTGACGAGGAGGAAGATGAGACTCTGGAGGGGGACTTCTACAACGACCTTTACCTGTATGACATCAACAAGCACCGCTGGTTCCCTGCTCAGCTCAAG GGCTGTAAGTCGGAGAAGAAGAAGCGTCGAcgggggaagaagggaggggagacaggggaggggtCAGGGGAGGGtcaggaggaggaaggagcagcagcacagGGACCTGTGGAGGTCATCAAGGAGATCGTCACTGAAGACGGAACGGTCATGACCATCAAGGAAATAATCCCCGGGACACAGGCGGAGGAAGAGAGTGAGGAAGACGAGGAGGAAGGTGAGGAAGGTGCCTCGGCCATCCTTATCGAGCCCTGTGCTCGCTCCAGCGCCATGGCAACAGTGAAATATGGGAAGCTGTATTTGTATGGGGGCATGTTTGAGGTGGGCGACCGCCAGTTCACCCTCAACGACCTGTACTGTCTGGACCTCCACAAGATGGACCAGTGGGAGGTGCTGGTCGAGATGGACCCCA AGACCCAAGAGTGGCTGGACGACTGGTCTGACTCAGAGGACGATGAGGAGGGGGATGAAGAGGAGGCTAAAGGAGGTGATGACGAAGAGGAGGAATCTGAAGAAGAAAGTGACGAACAAG ATGAAGAGGGTCACCCCCCAGTGCAGCCAGGTGAGGCGCTGGAAGACTTCCAGAGTCGTACAGAGCAATACTGGGTAGGCCAGGCCCGGGCCAACATGGGCCCAGAGGCTAAGGACACGAAGGTGCAAAAAGTGGGCATAGCCATGGCCAAGGTGTTCTATGAAGACCAGCAGTGA